The Chitinivibrionales bacterium DNA segment TGATTTCGGCGGCGAGCGCTATCTGAAAACGGGCGAGACGCTCCCGGACAGTGCGCTTGACGAATTGCGCAAGCACGACTCCATTTATCTCGGCGCCATCGGCCATCCCGACGTGCAGCCCGGTATTCTGGAGGTCGGCATCCTGCTCAAGGCGCGCTTCGCGCTCGACCAGTACATAAATTTACGGCCTGTCAAGCTGTACCCGAACGTCGAAACGCCGCTCAAGGATAAAAAGCCCGAGCACATCGATTTCGTGGTGGTGCGGGAGAACACGGGCGGCATTTACACCGGCATCGGCGGCGTGTCGCGCAAGGGCACGCCCCAGGAGGTCGCCACGCAGGTCATGGTGTACGACCGCCAGACCGTTGACCGCTGCCTGCGCTATGCGTTCGAGCTCAAGAAAAAACGCAACGCGGGCAATGCACACTACGCGGCGAAGCCGATCACGCTGGTGCACAAGCGCAACGTGCTGACCCATTGCGGCGACCTGTGGTTCCGCGCATTCGAGGAGATGGGCGCAAAGGAATATCCTGGGCTCAAACGGGACTACAACCATGTCGACGCGGCGAATATGTGGTTTGTCAAGAACCCCGAATGGTTCGACGTCGTGGTCACCGAGAACCTGTTCGGCGACATCATCACCGACCTGGCGGCCATGATCCAGGGTGGCCTGGGCATTGCGGCGGGCGGCAACATCAACCCGCAGGGCGTATCGATGTTCGAGCCCATGGGCGGCAGCGCGCCCAAGTACACGGGCAAGAACGTGATCAACCCGCTCGCGGCGATCGCAGCCGGCGGAATGATGCTTGACACTTTGGGAGAAACGGCCGCGGGAAGCGCAATTGAACGGGCGATATTTGATGCATTGTCATCCGGCAAGATCAAGAGCCTCGCGGCGGGAAAAATGGGGATGAGCACGAATGAAATGGGTGATTTTGTCGCGTCGTTCGTGAGATGATAAAAAAGATCTGGGCGCCCCGCCGAAGCGGTGGCTGATCAGAGGAGTAATAATTGGTTTGATGTGACAATAAGGAATTCGATCGGAGTAACGGGAGTGGTTTGACAAATAAGATATCCGCCGAAGCGTTAGGTGGACCGGAGGGTGAGCGAGAGCGAATTGCCGGCCGGCCCCGCCGCGGCAGCGGCATCGGGCGGTCCGGCAACGAGGCGAATAGCCGAGCCCGGAGGGAGACCGGCCCGAGCCTGAGTCTTGACGAAGGCGAGGGAAACGCCCAAATTTATAGGTAATAATAATAAGAAGAAGAAATAAAAAATGAATCAACCAAAACAAATCCAAATCTACGACACCACCCTGCGCGACGGCAACCAGGCGCTCGGCATAAGCCTTTCCGTTTCCGACAAGCTGCGCATCGCGGCGCGGCTGAGCGACCTCGGCATCCATTACATCGAGGGCGGGTGGCCCAACGCGACCAACAATGCCGACGTCGACTTTTTCAAACGGGTGAAAAAGCTCGGGCTCGCCTCGAAGATCGCGGCGTTCGGGTCAACGAGGAGGCCGCGCCACACCTGCACAAGCGATCCGTATGTACAGATGCTGCTTAAGTCCGGCGCGCCCGTGGTGACGGTGTTCGGGAAATCGTGGGACCTGCACGCGACCAAGGTGCTCAAGGTGACGCTCGAGCAGAACCTGGAGCTCATCCACGACACGGTCTCGTACCTGTCAAGGCGCGTCGACGAGGTGATCTACGACGCCGAGCATTTTTTCGACGGGTACCGGCACAACAAGGACTACGCGCTCGAGACGCTCGCGGCGGCGCAGGACGCGGGCGCCGGCGTGATCGTGCTGTGCGACACCAACGGCGGAACCCTGCCGGACGAGTTCGTTGACACATGGCGCGCCGCGAAGCGCGCCGTGCGCTGCGGCCTGGGCGTGCACACGCACAACGACGCGGGCTGCGCCGACGCCAACTCGCTGCTCGCGGTGAGCGAGGGAGCGGTGCAGGTGCAGGGCACCATGAACGGCCTCGGCGAGCGCTGCGGCAACGCGAATTTGTGCACCGTCATACCGGACCTGCAGCTCAAGCGCGGCTGCGCCGTGCTCGCGCCGCAGGCGCTGCAGAAGCTCACCGAGGCGTCGGTGTTCGTTTCCGAGGTGGCCAACGAGGCGCACAACATGCGCCAGCCCTACGTGGGCGAATGCGCGTTCACGCACAAGGCGGGCGCGCACGCCGACGGTGTGCGCAAGGCCGAAGAATCGTTCGAGCACGTGAAGCCCCAGAGCGTGGGCAACACGCGGCAGTTCGTGGTGTCGTCGCAAGCCGGGCAGAGCACCATCCTCCAGAAGCTCTCGCAGGCGAGGCCGGGACTCGGCAAGCACCATCCCGTGGTGAAAAAACTGCTGGCGAAAATAAAAGCGCTCGAGGGCGACGGCTACCAGTTCGAGGCGGCCGACGCGTCGTTCGAGCTCATCGCCCAGGAAATGCTGGGGCGGATTGCCGAGACCTTTGAGTTCAAAGGGTTCAGGGTGATCGAGGAAAAGCGCGAGAGCGGCGACGTGTTTTCTGAGGCGACGATAAAACTCAAGAAGGACGGCGTGTACGAGCACACCGCGGCCGAGGGCGACGGGCCGGT contains these protein-coding regions:
- a CDS encoding 3-isopropylmalate dehydrogenase, which encodes MKSYNIAVIPGDGTGPEVVREGIKVLDAACAKHKVKLNYVNYDFGGERYLKTGETLPDSALDELRKHDSIYLGAIGHPDVQPGILEVGILLKARFALDQYINLRPVKLYPNVETPLKDKKPEHIDFVVVRENTGGIYTGIGGVSRKGTPQEVATQVMVYDRQTVDRCLRYAFELKKKRNAGNAHYAAKPITLVHKRNVLTHCGDLWFRAFEEMGAKEYPGLKRDYNHVDAANMWFVKNPEWFDVVVTENLFGDIITDLAAMIQGGLGIAAGGNINPQGVSMFEPMGGSAPKYTGKNVINPLAAIAAGGMMLDTLGETAAGSAIERAIFDALSSGKIKSLAAGKMGMSTNEMGDFVASFVR
- the cimA gene encoding citramalate synthase; its protein translation is MNQPKQIQIYDTTLRDGNQALGISLSVSDKLRIAARLSDLGIHYIEGGWPNATNNADVDFFKRVKKLGLASKIAAFGSTRRPRHTCTSDPYVQMLLKSGAPVVTVFGKSWDLHATKVLKVTLEQNLELIHDTVSYLSRRVDEVIYDAEHFFDGYRHNKDYALETLAAAQDAGAGVIVLCDTNGGTLPDEFVDTWRAAKRAVRCGLGVHTHNDAGCADANSLLAVSEGAVQVQGTMNGLGERCGNANLCTVIPDLQLKRGCAVLAPQALQKLTEASVFVSEVANEAHNMRQPYVGECAFTHKAGAHADGVRKAEESFEHVKPQSVGNTRQFVVSSQAGQSTILQKLSQARPGLGKHHPVVKKLLAKIKALEGDGYQFEAADASFELIAQEMLGRIAETFEFKGFRVIEEKRESGDVFSEATIKLKKDGVYEHTAAEGDGPVNALDNALRKALVKFYPNLREVKLEDFKVRVLDGKEGTAAKVRVLIESSDGRDRWGTVGVSTNVIEASWLALIDSLKYKLMKDGLAEADGKIRKDDRPRKRQK